In Pengzhenrongella sicca, a single genomic region encodes these proteins:
- a CDS encoding alpha/beta hydrolase has translation MSTANSTPDTIVLIHGFWVTPRSWEHWVSHYEARGYRVLAPAYPGFEVEVEALNTDPTPIVNLTVPAIISHLEEVVRELETAPILIGHSAGGAFTQILLDHGFGAAGVAINSAPTEGVPVVPLSQVRATFPVLRNPANHHKAVAYTPEQWHYAFANTFSPEESLALYERYAIPASGRILWDSVLANLQPGHQGTWVDYRNDARAPLLFIAGSEDNLMPPAIQRSNAKHYTSATVTEVKEYPGRAHLLPAQAGWEEVADDALEWAVAHARTSAPGGANAPSGGATPGQLA, from the coding sequence ATGTCGACCGCCAACTCCACCCCCGACACGATCGTCCTGATCCACGGCTTCTGGGTCACCCCGCGCAGCTGGGAGCACTGGGTGAGCCACTACGAGGCGCGCGGGTACCGCGTGCTGGCCCCGGCCTACCCGGGGTTCGAGGTCGAGGTCGAGGCGCTCAACACCGACCCGACCCCGATCGTGAACCTCACCGTCCCCGCGATCATCAGCCACCTCGAGGAGGTCGTGCGCGAGCTCGAGACGGCCCCGATCCTCATCGGCCACAGCGCCGGCGGCGCGTTCACCCAGATCCTGCTCGACCACGGGTTCGGCGCGGCGGGCGTCGCGATCAACTCCGCGCCGACCGAGGGCGTGCCGGTCGTGCCGCTCTCGCAGGTCCGGGCGACGTTCCCGGTGCTGCGCAACCCCGCCAACCACCACAAGGCCGTCGCGTACACGCCCGAGCAGTGGCACTACGCGTTCGCGAACACGTTCAGCCCGGAGGAGTCCCTCGCGCTCTACGAGCGGTACGCGATCCCGGCGTCCGGGCGAATCCTGTGGGACAGCGTGCTGGCCAACCTGCAGCCCGGGCACCAGGGCACCTGGGTCGACTACCGCAACGACGCGCGCGCGCCGCTGCTGTTCATCGCCGGCAGCGAGGACAACCTGATGCCTCCCGCGATCCAGCGGTCCAACGCCAAGCACTACACGTCCGCGACCGTCACCGAGGTCAAGGAGTACCCCGGGCGCGCGCACCTGCTGCCCGCGCAGGCCGGCTGGGAGGAGGTCGCCGACGACGCTCTCGAGTGGGCGGTGGCGCACGCCCGCACGAGTGCCCCGGGCGGCGCGAACGCCCCGAGCGGCGGTGCGACGCCCGGGCAGCTCGCGTGA
- a CDS encoding MBL fold metallo-hydrolase: MSVARITHIGGPTALIEVEGWRLLTDPTFDPPGRRYRFGWGTSSTKVAGPAVDVDRLGPIDAVLLSHDHHADNLDDAGRALLPSAGVVVTTVAGARRLGGGARGLAPWASTRLERAGRPSIEITATPCRHGPRGSHAIVGAAIGFALTWPGQRDGALWVSGDTVLYPGVREVVARLPVGTALLHLGGVRFPITGPVRYSLTAEAAVRLCAELRPRTVIPVHYEGWSHFQQPRAVIERAFAQAPEPVRAAIHWLPVGARTEVPV; the protein is encoded by the coding sequence GTGAGCGTCGCGCGCATCACCCACATCGGGGGGCCGACGGCGCTCATCGAGGTCGAGGGCTGGCGGCTGCTCACGGACCCGACCTTCGACCCGCCCGGGCGCAGGTACCGCTTCGGCTGGGGCACGAGCTCGACCAAGGTGGCCGGGCCCGCCGTCGACGTCGACCGGCTCGGCCCGATCGACGCCGTGCTGCTCAGCCACGACCACCACGCCGACAACCTCGACGACGCGGGCCGCGCGCTGCTGCCCTCGGCCGGCGTCGTGGTCACGACGGTCGCCGGGGCGCGCCGCCTCGGCGGCGGTGCGCGCGGGCTCGCCCCGTGGGCGTCCACGCGGCTCGAGCGCGCCGGACGGCCGAGCATCGAGATCACCGCGACGCCGTGCCGGCACGGCCCGCGGGGCAGCCACGCGATCGTCGGCGCCGCCATCGGGTTCGCGCTCACGTGGCCGGGCCAGCGCGACGGCGCCCTGTGGGTCTCTGGCGACACCGTCCTGTACCCGGGCGTACGCGAGGTCGTCGCCCGCCTGCCGGTCGGCACCGCGCTGCTGCACCTCGGCGGCGTCCGCTTCCCGATCACCGGGCCGGTCCGGTACAGCCTCACCGCCGAGGCGGCGGTGCGGCTGTGCGCCGAGCTCCGCCCCCGCACGGTGATCCCCGTGCACTACGAGGGCTGGTCGCACTTCCAGCAGCCGCGCGCCGTCATCGAGCGGGCGTTCGCCCAGGCGCCCGAGCCGGTGCGCGCGGCGATCCACTGGCTGCCGGTCGGCGCCCGCACCGAGGTTCCCGTCTAG
- a CDS encoding alpha/beta fold hydrolase has protein sequence MRRTVWTHPARLALLAVAALLALLASLLTSDSAASAPNHRPEPAKPTIVLVHGAFADASGWSEVISSLQKRGYPTYAPANPLRSLEGDSEYLRSFLSTIEGPIVLVGHSYGGAVITNAATGNPNVKALVYIAAFALDEGESVFAALALGGGHSELGDHIVARPYPGAPEGDADIYIDPAFFQALFAADLPAKQAAVLAASQRPGVVSGFSATSGVPAWKTIPSWYLVASSDKTIPPEAERAMAARAGSQTVEIESSHVPMMSHPNAVVRLIKQAASS, from the coding sequence ATGCGACGCACCGTCTGGACCCACCCCGCGCGACTCGCCCTGCTGGCCGTCGCCGCACTGCTCGCCCTGCTGGCGAGCCTGCTCACCTCCGACTCCGCCGCGAGCGCGCCCAACCATCGCCCCGAGCCGGCGAAGCCGACCATCGTGCTGGTGCACGGCGCGTTCGCGGACGCCTCGGGGTGGAGCGAGGTGATCTCGTCGCTCCAGAAGCGCGGCTACCCGACCTATGCGCCCGCCAACCCGCTGCGGAGCCTCGAGGGCGACTCCGAGTACCTGCGCAGCTTCCTGAGCACGATCGAGGGCCCGATCGTGCTGGTCGGGCACTCGTACGGCGGAGCCGTGATCACGAACGCCGCGACGGGCAACCCCAACGTCAAGGCGCTCGTCTACATCGCCGCGTTCGCCCTCGACGAGGGCGAGAGCGTGTTCGCGGCACTCGCGCTCGGCGGCGGCCACAGCGAGCTCGGCGACCACATCGTGGCGCGACCGTACCCGGGCGCCCCGGAGGGTGACGCGGACATCTACATCGACCCCGCGTTCTTCCAGGCGCTGTTCGCCGCCGACCTCCCGGCCAAGCAGGCCGCCGTCCTGGCGGCGAGCCAGCGGCCCGGCGTCGTGTCCGGCTTCTCGGCCACCTCCGGCGTGCCCGCCTGGAAGACGATCCCGTCCTGGTACCTCGTCGCGAGCTCGGACAAGACGATCCCGCCCGAGGCCGAGCGCGCGATGGCGGCCCGGGCCGGCTCGCAGACGGTCGAGATCGAGAGCTCGCACGTCCCGATGATGAGCCACCCCAACGCCGTCGTCCGCCTCATCAAGCAGGCCGCGTCGAGCTGA
- a CDS encoding ABC transporter permease: MTTTTRPETVTPEAVRSALATTGRPARPGPVSTSLTFFWRAMLKIKHVPEQLFDVTAFPIMFLLMFTYLFGGAVAGSTGAYLQNVLPGILVMTVTWITMYTGLTLNRDIQRGVHDRFRSLPIWRPATIVGPLLADTVRYTLASTIILALGLVLGFRPGAGVGGVLAALGLLLVFSFSLSWIWTLVGIVVRSDNTVFAISNMIMFPLTFVSNVFVPPETLPDWLQSFVEVNPISILVTAMRGLMHGQPVGDEIVVVLLISAGLVAVFGPLTMLVYRRKS; encoded by the coding sequence ATGACCACGACCACCCGTCCCGAGACGGTCACCCCGGAGGCCGTCCGCTCGGCGCTCGCGACGACGGGCCGGCCGGCGCGGCCGGGGCCCGTCTCGACGTCGCTGACCTTCTTCTGGCGCGCGATGCTCAAGATCAAGCACGTGCCCGAGCAGCTGTTCGACGTGACCGCGTTCCCGATCATGTTCCTGCTCATGTTCACGTACCTGTTCGGCGGGGCGGTCGCCGGCTCGACCGGGGCGTACCTGCAGAACGTGCTGCCCGGGATCCTGGTCATGACGGTCACCTGGATCACGATGTACACCGGGCTCACCCTCAACCGGGACATCCAGCGCGGCGTGCACGACAGGTTCCGGTCGCTCCCGATCTGGCGGCCGGCGACGATCGTCGGACCGCTGCTCGCGGACACGGTCCGGTACACGCTCGCGTCGACCATCATCCTGGCGCTCGGCCTGGTGCTCGGGTTCCGGCCGGGCGCGGGCGTGGGCGGTGTGCTCGCCGCGCTCGGCCTGCTGCTCGTGTTCTCGTTCAGCCTGTCCTGGATCTGGACCCTCGTCGGGATCGTCGTCCGCTCCGACAACACGGTCTTCGCGATCAGCAACATGATCATGTTCCCGCTCACGTTCGTCAGCAACGTCTTCGTCCCGCCGGAGACGCTGCCCGACTGGCTGCAGTCCTTCGTCGAGGTCAACCCGATCTCGATCCTCGTGACCGCGATGCGCGGCCTCATGCACGGGCAGCCGGTCGGCGACGAGATCGTCGTCGTGCTCCTGATCAGCGCCGGGCTCGTCGCGGTGTTCGGCCCGCTGACGATGCTCGTGTACCGGCGCAAGAGCTGA
- a CDS encoding ATP-binding cassette domain-containing protein yields the protein MSADTELAIEAVGLVRHFGSTRAVDGLDLRVGTGAVYGVLGPNGAGKTTAIRMLATLLRPTAGTARVFGLDVVADAEAVRSRVSLTGQFASVDEDLTGFENLVLLSRLWGYSRPAARQRAGDLLDAFGLADARDRQVKNYSGGMRRRLDIAASIVVTPDLIFLDEPTSGLDPRSRNQVWEIIRAMVAGGTTVLLTTQYLDEADQLADRIAVVDHGRVIAEGTSSELKASVGSGALHVRLLDPAQRPEAARVLGQALGTPMQLEADPAALSARLQDAERVASALGELTGVGIGVATFALGQPSLDEVFLALTGRPADDDADAGTPIEEAAR from the coding sequence ATGAGCGCAGACACGGAGCTCGCGATCGAGGCCGTGGGCCTCGTTCGACACTTCGGTTCGACCCGGGCCGTCGACGGTCTCGACCTGCGGGTCGGGACCGGCGCCGTCTACGGGGTCCTCGGGCCCAACGGCGCGGGCAAGACGACGGCGATCCGGATGCTCGCGACGTTGCTGCGGCCCACGGCCGGCACCGCGCGCGTCTTCGGGCTCGACGTCGTGGCCGACGCCGAGGCGGTGCGCTCGCGGGTGAGCCTCACCGGCCAGTTCGCCTCGGTCGACGAGGACCTGACCGGGTTCGAGAACCTCGTCCTGCTCTCCCGGCTGTGGGGGTACTCGCGGCCCGCCGCCCGGCAGCGGGCCGGCGACCTGCTCGACGCGTTCGGCCTGGCCGATGCGCGCGACCGCCAGGTCAAGAACTACTCCGGCGGCATGCGGCGCCGGCTCGACATCGCCGCGAGCATCGTGGTCACGCCCGACCTGATCTTCCTGGACGAGCCGACCTCGGGCCTCGATCCGCGCAGCCGGAACCAGGTGTGGGAGATCATCCGGGCGATGGTCGCCGGCGGCACGACCGTGCTGCTGACGACCCAGTACCTCGACGAGGCCGACCAGCTCGCCGACCGGATCGCCGTCGTCGACCACGGGCGCGTGATCGCCGAGGGCACGAGCAGCGAGCTCAAGGCGTCGGTCGGGTCCGGTGCGCTGCACGTGCGGCTGCTCGACCCGGCCCAGCGGCCCGAGGCGGCCCGGGTCCTCGGGCAGGCGCTCGGCACGCCCATGCAGCTCGAGGCCGATCCCGCGGCGCTGTCCGCGCGGCTCCAGGACGCGGAGCGGGTCGCGAGCGCGCTGGGCGAGCTGACCGGCGTCGGCATCGGGGTCGCGACCTTCGCGCTCGGGCAGCCGAGCCTCGACGAGGTCTTCCTCGCCCTGACCGGCCGCCCGGCCGACGACGACGCTGATGCCGGCACACCGATCGAGGAGGCGGCCCGATGA
- a CDS encoding putative bifunctional diguanylate cyclase/phosphodiesterase, producing the protein MSESSAPRTHGILRPRGGSLGEVERVVAADAVPAGAQPGDALADEARISSILAEFARTMLTDFPIQRIVDQLVQRIVGALPITAAGVTLIEPGVTPHYLAASDAHALRFEQLQSELGEGPCLTSFASGEPTAVPDLARDTRYPSFGPAALAAGMAAVFTFPLRHDAGPLGALDLYRDVPGPLDPQAQAAAQTLADVAAAYILNARAREESARVADGFREQSLHDTLTGLPNRVLLKERLERASARAQRTHGAAAVLFVDLDHFKRVNDSHGHHAGDELLVAVAERLAGLVRPGDTLARVSGDEFVFLCEDLRDTRDADVVIRRIEAAFTRPFELPELSLAVSASVGIAYSGAGERVTDNLVIEADRAMYQAKRLGGATHQVLDLRASRVGLASDQLEADVRAALDTDQLAVAYQPIVRAADGQLKGVEALMRWTHPDRGPISPHAAIAAAERIGAIDSLGGWVLTRSCEDWLGWTTAHPDLALDLSVNVSGRQLMARDYPGTLERVLDSTGMDPQALVLEVTEGILLEESGRIVRTLAAIRDLGVRLALDDFGTGFCSLTYLRRFPIDIVKIDQSFVAEMGTDPASGAIVEAIARLAHVLNLSVTAEGVETEEQRAGVLDVGCDLAQGYLFARPMAAADLAARLERPDGVGAGAYRVASPPR; encoded by the coding sequence ATGTCCGAGTCGTCCGCGCCGCGTACCCACGGCATCCTCCGGCCGCGCGGCGGATCGCTCGGCGAAGTGGAGCGCGTTGTGGCCGCCGACGCTGTACCCGCAGGTGCTCAGCCGGGCGACGCCCTGGCCGACGAGGCACGGATCTCCTCGATCCTCGCCGAGTTCGCGCGGACGATGCTCACCGACTTCCCGATCCAACGGATCGTCGACCAGCTAGTCCAACGGATCGTCGGGGCGCTGCCCATCACCGCCGCCGGCGTCACGCTGATCGAACCCGGCGTGACGCCGCACTACCTCGCGGCCTCCGACGCCCACGCGCTGCGGTTCGAGCAGCTGCAGTCGGAGCTGGGGGAGGGACCGTGTCTGACGTCCTTCGCCTCGGGCGAGCCCACCGCCGTTCCCGATCTCGCGCGCGACACCCGCTACCCGAGCTTCGGGCCGGCCGCGCTCGCGGCCGGCATGGCAGCGGTGTTCACCTTCCCGCTGCGCCACGACGCCGGCCCGCTCGGCGCGCTGGACCTGTACCGGGACGTGCCCGGCCCGCTCGACCCGCAGGCCCAGGCCGCCGCCCAGACGCTCGCGGACGTGGCCGCGGCCTACATCCTCAACGCCCGGGCCCGGGAGGAGTCCGCCCGCGTGGCCGACGGGTTCCGCGAGCAGTCCCTGCACGACACGCTCACCGGCCTGCCCAACCGGGTGCTGCTCAAGGAGCGGCTCGAGCGCGCCTCGGCGCGCGCGCAGCGCACGCACGGCGCGGCGGCCGTGCTGTTCGTCGACCTCGACCACTTCAAGCGGGTCAACGACTCCCACGGCCACCACGCCGGGGACGAGCTCCTGGTCGCCGTCGCCGAGCGCCTGGCCGGCCTCGTCCGGCCCGGCGACACGCTCGCCCGCGTGTCCGGGGACGAGTTCGTGTTCCTGTGCGAGGACCTGCGCGACACGCGCGACGCCGACGTCGTGATCCGCCGGATCGAGGCGGCCTTCACGCGCCCGTTCGAGCTGCCCGAGCTGAGCCTCGCCGTCAGCGCGAGCGTCGGCATCGCGTACTCGGGGGCGGGCGAGCGGGTCACCGACAACCTGGTGATCGAGGCCGACCGCGCGATGTACCAGGCGAAGCGGCTCGGCGGCGCGACGCATCAGGTGCTCGACCTGCGGGCCTCGCGCGTCGGCCTCGCGAGCGACCAGCTCGAGGCAGACGTGCGCGCGGCGCTCGACACCGACCAGCTCGCCGTCGCGTACCAGCCGATCGTGCGCGCCGCGGACGGGCAGCTCAAGGGCGTCGAGGCGCTGATGCGCTGGACCCACCCGGACCGGGGCCCGATCTCCCCGCACGCCGCGATCGCCGCCGCCGAGCGGATCGGCGCGATCGACTCGCTCGGCGGGTGGGTGCTCACCCGCAGCTGCGAGGACTGGCTCGGTTGGACCACCGCCCACCCCGATCTCGCGCTCGACCTGTCCGTGAACGTGTCGGGGCGCCAGCTCATGGCGAGGGACTATCCCGGCACGCTCGAGCGGGTGCTGGACTCGACGGGGATGGACCCGCAGGCGCTCGTCCTCGAGGTGACGGAGGGGATCCTGCTCGAGGAGAGCGGCCGCATCGTGCGGACCCTCGCGGCGATCCGGGACCTCGGGGTCCGGCTGGCGCTGGACGACTTCGGGACGGGCTTCTGCTCGCTGACCTACCTGCGGCGCTTCCCCATCGACATCGTCAAGATCGACCAGAGCTTCGTGGCCGAGATGGGCACCGACCCGGCCTCCGGCGCGATCGTCGAGGCCATCGCCCGGCTGGCGCACGTGCTGAACCTCTCGGTGACTGCGGAGGGCGTCGAGACCGAGGAGCAGCGCGCGGGGGTCCTCGACGTGGGCTGCGACCTCGCGCAGGGCTACCTGTTCGCGCGGCCCATGGCGGCCGCCGACCTCGCGGCCCGGCTCGAGCGGCCCGACGGCGTCGGGGCCGGCGCGTACCGCGTCGCGAGCCCGCCGCGATAG
- a CDS encoding TetR/AcrR family transcriptional regulator, with amino-acid sequence MTVAAPAALVGRPTRAGGQSPVASRILAVAGPLFYADGIRAISADRIIAGAGVTKATFYRHFPTKDHLVVAYLGAVADAERLAMARWRADLPGRPGEVLRAYARALGDEACGPGHRGCPFLNAMTEYPEPAHPVRVVVARHRRWLRDVAAELVAELGVDDPPRVALQLVLLRDGAMSWAADPEQDARAGAQEVSAALLAAGRAVVGAGALS; translated from the coding sequence GTGACGGTCGCCGCGCCCGCCGCCCTGGTCGGCAGGCCCACGCGCGCTGGCGGGCAGTCGCCGGTCGCGAGCCGCATCCTGGCGGTCGCCGGCCCACTCTTCTACGCCGACGGCATCCGGGCCATCAGCGCGGACCGCATCATCGCGGGCGCGGGCGTGACCAAGGCGACCTTCTACCGGCACTTCCCGACGAAGGACCACCTGGTCGTCGCGTACCTGGGCGCGGTCGCCGACGCCGAGCGGCTGGCCATGGCGCGCTGGCGGGCGGACCTGCCCGGCCGGCCCGGCGAGGTGCTGCGCGCGTACGCGCGCGCGCTGGGCGACGAGGCGTGCGGCCCCGGCCACCGGGGGTGCCCGTTCCTCAACGCTATGACCGAGTACCCCGAGCCGGCCCACCCGGTGCGCGTCGTCGTCGCGCGGCACCGCCGCTGGCTGCGCGACGTCGCGGCCGAGCTGGTGGCCGAGCTCGGCGTCGACGACCCGCCGCGCGTCGCGCTCCAGCTCGTGCTGCTGCGCGACGGGGCGATGTCCTGGGCCGCCGACCCCGAGCAGGACGCGCGTGCGGGGGCGCAGGAGGTCTCGGCCGCGTTGCTGGCCGCGGGGAGGGCCGTCGTGGGCGCGGGCGCGCTATCGTAA
- a CDS encoding DoxX family protein: MTTTRGLRLGTTTDTLGRRIGRTALGGMLVFAGSSHLTWSRQEFLAQVPTWVPLDADLVVLGSGVVEIALGSALVLAPRYRVPVGLATGAFFVAIFPGNISQLVTHTSAFGLDSDQARVARLFFQPLLVGWALWSTGAWQAWRTRERPARVPAT, translated from the coding sequence ATGACGACGACGCGCGGGCTACGGCTCGGCACGACGACGGACACGCTCGGGCGGCGGATCGGGCGAACCGCCCTGGGCGGGATGCTCGTCTTCGCGGGCTCCAGCCACCTGACGTGGAGCCGGCAGGAGTTTCTCGCGCAGGTGCCCACGTGGGTCCCGCTCGACGCCGACCTGGTCGTGCTCGGGTCCGGGGTCGTCGAGATCGCGCTCGGGTCGGCGCTCGTGCTCGCGCCGCGCTACCGCGTGCCCGTCGGCCTGGCGACCGGCGCGTTCTTCGTCGCGATCTTCCCGGGCAACATCTCCCAGCTCGTCACGCACACCTCGGCGTTCGGGCTCGACAGCGACCAGGCGCGCGTCGCGCGGCTGTTCTTCCAGCCCCTGCTCGTCGGGTGGGCGCTGTGGTCGACGGGCGCGTGGCAGGCCTGGCGCACGCGCGAGCGCCCCGCGCGAGTGCCGGCGACGTGA
- a CDS encoding sodium-translocating pyrophosphatase has translation MRLTGAAAAVAVALAGCATSSSAQVSEPGTKGGEASLALPDLGAVTIMGGGSGRTLLLVGLLVCALGIGFGVLSYLQLRRMPVHQSMREVSELIYSTCKTYLVQQGKFLLMLWFFIAAIIIVYYGFFVDFTWGRVAVVIGFSLVGMGGSYAVAWYGIRVNTFANSRVAFASLDGKPLQMHRIPMKSGMSIGMVLISIELIMMLIILLFLPRDLAGACFIGFAIGESLGASVLRIAGGIFTKIADIGADLMKIAFGIKEDDARNPGVIADCTGDNAGDSVGPSADGFETYGVTGVALITFVLLAVNDPAIQASLLVWIFAVRVGMVIAAALSYLANDAWARSRYANVERFNFETPLSSLVWVTSAVCIVSTYAITYAVLGETLAADGLWWKLATIISLGTIAGAVIPELVKVFTSTHSKHVREVVKSSRQGGASLNILSGLVAGNFSAYWLGMAIVGLMGGAYVMSGMGLDALMIAPAVFAFGLVAFGFLCMGPVTIAVDSYGPVTDNAQSVYELSLIEDVPGIDAELKSQYGIDVQWDKAKQMLEENDGAGNTFKATAKPVLIGTAVVGATTMIFSIIISLTDGLTTGMENLSLLHAPLLLGLVTGGAVVYWFTGASIQAVTTGAYRAVEFIKDTIKLDAGATKASEADSRKVVEICTQYAQHGMLNMFLGVFFATLAFAFVEPYFFIGYLISIAIFGLYQAVFMANAGGAWDNAKKIVEVDLHAKGTALHEATIVGDTVGDPYKDTSSVALNPVIKFTTLFGLLAVDLAVSMSNEGQGTLVAILAAVFFVVSAFFVHRSFYGMRIKTSLEDDGAERAEHGRPGGDGAERAADPLLAPELAQSGRGEVR, from the coding sequence GTGCGCCTGACCGGCGCAGCGGCGGCCGTCGCCGTGGCCCTCGCGGGCTGCGCGACGTCGTCGTCGGCACAGGTGAGCGAGCCCGGCACGAAGGGCGGCGAGGCGAGCCTCGCCCTGCCCGACCTCGGCGCCGTCACCATCATGGGCGGCGGCTCCGGCCGGACCCTGCTGCTGGTCGGCCTGCTCGTGTGCGCGCTCGGGATCGGCTTCGGCGTGCTCAGCTACCTGCAGCTGCGCCGGATGCCCGTGCACCAGTCGATGCGCGAGGTCTCCGAGCTCATCTACTCGACGTGCAAGACCTACCTGGTGCAGCAGGGCAAGTTCCTGCTCATGCTCTGGTTCTTCATCGCGGCGATCATCATCGTGTACTACGGATTCTTCGTCGACTTCACGTGGGGCCGCGTCGCGGTCGTGATCGGGTTCAGCCTCGTCGGGATGGGCGGCTCGTACGCCGTCGCCTGGTACGGCATCCGGGTCAACACGTTCGCGAACTCGCGCGTGGCGTTCGCCTCGCTCGACGGCAAGCCCCTGCAGATGCACCGCATCCCGATGAAGTCCGGCATGTCGATCGGCATGGTGCTCATCAGCATCGAGCTGATCATGATGCTGATCATCCTGCTGTTCCTGCCGCGCGACCTCGCGGGCGCGTGCTTCATCGGCTTCGCCATCGGCGAGTCCCTCGGGGCCTCGGTGCTGCGCATCGCCGGCGGCATCTTCACGAAGATCGCCGACATCGGCGCCGACCTCATGAAGATCGCGTTCGGGATCAAGGAGGACGACGCGCGCAACCCGGGCGTCATCGCGGACTGCACGGGCGACAACGCGGGCGACTCGGTCGGCCCGAGCGCCGACGGCTTCGAGACCTACGGCGTCACGGGCGTCGCGCTCATCACCTTCGTGCTCCTCGCGGTCAACGACCCGGCGATCCAGGCGAGCCTGCTCGTGTGGATCTTCGCGGTGCGGGTCGGCATGGTCATCGCGGCCGCCCTGTCCTACCTGGCCAACGACGCCTGGGCGCGCTCGCGTTACGCCAACGTGGAGCGGTTCAACTTCGAGACCCCGCTCAGCTCGCTCGTGTGGGTCACCTCGGCGGTCTGCATCGTCTCGACGTATGCCATCACCTACGCGGTGCTCGGCGAGACCCTCGCGGCCGACGGCTTGTGGTGGAAGCTCGCGACGATCATCTCGCTCGGCACCATCGCCGGGGCGGTCATCCCCGAGCTGGTCAAGGTCTTCACCTCTACGCACAGCAAGCACGTGCGCGAGGTCGTCAAGAGCTCGCGGCAGGGCGGCGCGTCGCTCAACATCCTGTCCGGCCTCGTCGCGGGCAACTTCTCCGCGTACTGGCTCGGCATGGCGATCGTCGGCCTCATGGGCGGCGCCTACGTGATGAGCGGCATGGGCCTCGACGCGCTGATGATCGCGCCCGCGGTCTTCGCGTTCGGCCTCGTCGCGTTCGGCTTCCTGTGCATGGGCCCGGTGACGATCGCCGTCGACTCCTACGGCCCCGTGACCGACAACGCGCAGAGCGTCTACGAGCTCTCGCTCATCGAGGACGTCCCCGGCATCGACGCCGAGCTCAAGAGCCAGTACGGCATCGACGTCCAGTGGGACAAGGCCAAGCAGATGCTCGAGGAGAACGACGGCGCGGGCAACACGTTCAAGGCGACCGCCAAGCCCGTGCTCATCGGCACCGCCGTGGTCGGCGCGACCACGATGATCTTCTCGATCATCATCAGCCTGACCGACGGCCTCACCACCGGCATGGAGAACCTGTCCCTGCTGCACGCTCCCTTGCTGCTCGGCCTCGTCACTGGCGGGGCGGTCGTCTATTGGTTCACCGGCGCCTCGATCCAGGCCGTGACCACGGGCGCCTACCGAGCCGTGGAGTTCATCAAGGACACGATCAAGCTGGACGCCGGCGCGACGAAGGCGAGCGAGGCCGACTCCCGCAAGGTGGTCGAGATCTGCACGCAGTACGCGCAGCACGGCATGCTCAACATGTTCCTCGGCGTGTTCTTCGCGACGCTCGCGTTCGCGTTCGTCGAGCCGTACTTCTTCATCGGCTACCTCATCTCGATCGCGATCTTCGGGCTGTACCAGGCCGTGTTCATGGCCAACGCCGGCGGCGCGTGGGACAACGCGAAGAAGATCGTCGAGGTCGACCTGCACGCCAAGGGCACGGCGCTGCACGAGGCGACGATCGTCGGCGACACCGTCGGCGACCCGTACAAGGACACCTCGTCCGTCGCGCTCAACCCGGTCATCAAGTTCACGACGCTGTTCGGCCTGCTCGCCGTCGACCTCGCCGTGAGCATGTCCAACGAGGGCCAGGGGACGCTCGTCGCGATCCTCGCGGCCGTGTTCTTCGTGGTCTCCGCGTTCTTCGTGCACCGGTCGTTCTACGGCATGCGGATCAAGACGTCGCTCGAGGACGACGGCGCGGAGCGCGCCGAGCACGGACGCCCGGGCGGCGACGGTGCGGAGCGCGCCGCGGACCCCCTCCTCGCGCCGGAGCTGGCCCAGTCCGGACGGGGTGAGGTGCGATGA